A genome region from Armatimonadota bacterium includes the following:
- a CDS encoding PilT/PilU family type 4a pilus ATPase — protein sequence MQTDSNNSANVQSPTLLELIAQAASMGASDLFLKAGSPPGFKCYGKISKSEGAALTPEQTRALAEEQMSHAQQQRFAEHLEMNLSFTVPGVARIRQNCYFERDSVATTCRLVPLTVRTLDEVGIPVEAVSRLTEYRDGLVLVTGPTGSGKSTTLAAMIEHINRHFAVNIITLEDPIEYVYQDKLAMISQREVGVDTHSYEEALKQVLRQTPNVILMGEVRDQRTLDVALQASETGHLVFGTLHTAGACETIERVANLYPPAERPLLWQRLSVSLRGVISQKLLPCLSGHALAAALEMLVVNPTIEHLLADGQHGDLYGMMRQDGEDGYWGMRTMNQALLQLVMENTVSEGEAISRSSNVAELKQMLRKLQLSRSRTEPGTDEESQVPEPTIGVASHQRGGESMLEQGQQPEFGAAPVEESMFVLRRSP from the coding sequence ATGCAAACGGACTCCAACAACTCAGCAAACGTGCAATCTCCCACACTACTGGAACTCATCGCTCAGGCAGCGAGCATGGGCGCGTCCGATCTGTTCCTAAAAGCCGGTTCCCCGCCGGGCTTCAAGTGTTACGGCAAGATCTCGAAGTCAGAAGGAGCGGCGCTTACGCCCGAACAGACTCGAGCGCTTGCGGAGGAGCAGATGTCGCATGCGCAGCAACAGCGCTTTGCCGAGCATCTGGAGATGAACCTGTCGTTCACAGTTCCGGGTGTGGCGCGTATCCGCCAGAACTGCTACTTTGAGCGCGATTCTGTGGCAACCACCTGCCGATTGGTGCCACTTACCGTGCGCACTCTGGATGAGGTCGGGATACCGGTTGAGGCGGTATCGCGCTTGACGGAATACCGCGACGGTCTCGTGCTGGTGACGGGTCCGACCGGATCCGGGAAATCCACGACGCTTGCGGCCATGATCGAGCATATCAATCGGCACTTCGCGGTGAACATCATCACGCTGGAAGACCCGATCGAATATGTCTATCAGGACAAGCTGGCGATGATCAGCCAGCGCGAGGTCGGGGTTGACACACACTCCTATGAAGAGGCTCTCAAGCAGGTACTGCGCCAAACACCGAATGTGATTCTGATGGGAGAAGTGCGCGACCAGCGTACGCTGGACGTAGCCCTTCAAGCGTCAGAGACCGGGCACCTTGTATTTGGAACGCTGCACACGGCCGGCGCCTGCGAGACCATCGAACGTGTGGCGAACCTGTATCCGCCGGCCGAGCGACCGCTTTTATGGCAGCGGCTCAGCGTTTCGCTCCGCGGCGTCATCTCGCAGAAACTGCTGCCATGCTTATCGGGTCACGCGCTTGCCGCGGCTCTGGAGATGCTGGTAGTCAACCCCACGATCGAGCATCTACTGGCAGATGGCCAACATGGCGACCTCTATGGAATGATGCGTCAGGATGGTGAAGACGGTTACTGGGGCATGCGCACGATGAACCAGGCACTGCTCCAGTTGGTGATGGAGAACACCGTGAGCGAGGGAGAGGCAATCTCCCGTTCCTCGAACGTGGCGGAGCTAAAACAGATGCTTCGCAAATTGCAGTTGAGCCGCAGCCGAACGGAACCAGGCACGGACGAGGAATCGCAGGTACCGGAGCCAACCATTGGAGTTGCTTCCCATCAGCGCGGCGGCGAGTCAATGCTTGAGCAGGGACAGCAACCGGAGTTTGGAGCAGCACCCGTGGAAGAGAGTATGTTCGTGCTTCGGCGAAGCCCCTGA
- a CDS encoding glycosyltransferase family 2 protein produces the protein MPPQANRGDVQVFAGPRVTVLIAAWNEAERIGETLRALAALTANITQILVVDDGSTDSTVEVARASGATRVISIRHAGKGAALMAGIPLIDEDTALLLDADLGKSVAAVAELLRPIEAGEADLAIAILPGSGGPRRGRGMVVRLARWGIRRLTGFTAVAPLSGQRAIRRCMLPERLPRGWGVEVAATIDALRRGARVVEVEADFTHRVTGNSVAGWRHRARQFVDVSVAVGLAALPRRRRSRGANKQ, from the coding sequence ATGCCGCCTCAAGCAAATCGCGGTGACGTTCAGGTGTTTGCCGGCCCACGCGTCACCGTCTTGATCGCGGCCTGGAACGAAGCGGAGCGGATCGGAGAGACGCTTCGCGCGCTAGCCGCACTGACCGCCAACATCACACAGATTCTGGTCGTGGATGATGGCTCGACCGATTCGACGGTCGAGGTGGCCCGCGCCTCCGGCGCCACGCGTGTAATATCCATACGTCATGCCGGCAAAGGAGCTGCGCTGATGGCGGGCATCCCGTTGATCGACGAGGACACGGCGCTCCTTCTAGATGCCGACCTTGGAAAGTCGGTCGCGGCGGTCGCCGAGCTCCTCCGGCCAATTGAAGCCGGCGAAGCCGATCTTGCGATCGCGATTTTGCCGGGGAGCGGAGGGCCGAGACGCGGACGCGGGATGGTGGTGCGCCTCGCGCGATGGGGTATACGCCGGCTGACGGGCTTCACGGCAGTCGCCCCGCTCAGCGGTCAGCGTGCGATCCGTCGCTGCATGCTGCCGGAGCGCCTGCCGCGTGGTTGGGGCGTTGAAGTCGCCGCGACGATCGACGCCTTGCGTCGCGGCGCGCGGGTTGTGGAGGTCGAGGCTGACTTCACGCATCGCGTCACCGGAAACAGTGTCGCCGGTTGGAGGCACCGCGCGCGTCAGTTTGTCGATGTTTCCGTCGCGGTTGGGCTTGCCGCGCTCCCAAGACGGCGCCGCTCGCGGGGGGCGAACAAACAGTGA
- the nadA gene encoding quinolinate synthase NadA: MLQLPLPAEITALDATATSERVRRVRAELAERVIILGHHYQRDEIVRWADYTGDSLKLSQLAAAHPEAPWIVFCGVHFMAETADILTTPEQTVILPNLNAGCSMADMAAAGQVEACWQTLGNWLDADGIVPVTYVNSTAAIKAFVGRHGGACCTSSNARQVLEWALGRGDRVLFLPDQHLGRNTAVDLGLNPEGEMAVWAPSLPDGGLTAADAQRARILLWKGHCSVHARFTVEQIEQARLTKPGCRVIVHPECLLAVVRAAGESGSTERIIDAVASSAPGTTWAIGTEINLVRRLAQQHPDKEIFCLDPVVCPCSTMYRIHPHYLLWVLEELAAQRVVNPIRVAPLVAADARVALQRMLSLSRPLPELALSR; this comes from the coding sequence ATGCTTCAGCTCCCGCTTCCGGCGGAGATCACGGCGCTTGATGCCACAGCGACGTCTGAGCGAGTTCGGCGCGTTCGCGCTGAGTTGGCCGAGCGCGTGATCATTCTCGGACACCACTATCAACGCGACGAGATCGTTCGATGGGCGGATTATACGGGAGATAGCCTTAAGCTATCGCAGCTCGCTGCCGCGCATCCGGAGGCTCCGTGGATCGTCTTCTGTGGCGTGCACTTCATGGCGGAGACGGCCGACATCCTCACCACCCCAGAGCAGACAGTGATTCTCCCGAATCTGAATGCCGGCTGCTCCATGGCCGATATGGCAGCCGCCGGGCAAGTGGAGGCCTGTTGGCAGACACTCGGCAACTGGCTGGATGCAGACGGCATTGTGCCGGTTACCTATGTCAACTCCACGGCCGCGATCAAGGCGTTCGTCGGGCGACACGGCGGAGCGTGCTGCACCTCGTCGAACGCACGGCAGGTTCTGGAGTGGGCACTTGGTCGCGGTGACCGCGTTCTCTTTCTTCCGGACCAACACCTGGGCCGGAACACCGCGGTGGACCTCGGCCTCAACCCGGAAGGAGAAATGGCCGTGTGGGCGCCTAGTCTTCCGGATGGCGGGTTGACCGCTGCTGACGCACAACGGGCGCGGATCCTTCTGTGGAAGGGCCATTGCTCGGTTCACGCTCGGTTTACGGTAGAGCAGATTGAGCAGGCGCGTTTGACGAAACCAGGCTGCCGAGTCATCGTGCATCCGGAGTGCCTTCTTGCGGTGGTTCGCGCAGCCGGGGAATCCGGCTCGACCGAGCGGATCATCGATGCGGTTGCGAGTTCTGCCCCGGGCACCACCTGGGCGATCGGTACGGAAATCAATCTCGTCCGGCGGCTCGCTCAGCAGCATCCCGATAAGGAGATCTTCTGCCTCGACCCGGTTGTATGTCCCTGCTCCACTATGTATCGCATTCATCCGCACTATCTTCTATGGGTGCTGGAGGAACTGGCTGCGCAGCGGGTTGTAAATCCGATCCGCGTGGCCCCGCTGGTGGCAGCCGACGCTCGCGTTGCGCTGCAGCGCATGTTGAGTTTGAGCCGGCCGTTACCCGAGCTCGCGCTTAGCCGGTGA
- a CDS encoding sulfatase, producing the protein MNILLIVVDTLRASRLGCYGYPLPVSPRIDALAREGLLFENCIAPGIPTTPAHTTLYTGLHPIEHNIVSHGGAVDLDRKIDVLPELLQQTGVTTAAVDNLVDIKPWLGRGYEFYINPSFRHKLRLMITAEEVNARAIPWLMSHSRESFFLFVHYWDPHTPYAPPTGYERFYPKSRDRFSAQFNSMERLKEQPLWRMFGDIWFNKLGPVTDADYVSSLYDAEIRYVDDGIAALLEALEASGAADDTMVVLVGDHGESLTEHDIYFDHHGLYEDVVRVPLIIRAPGRVRAGNRHPGMVSHIDVAPTIMAAAGGPVSPAMRGRDLLAGSLSPDEPIVCCECTWQAKWGVRTSNRKYIESRKPDHHNMPLYELYDLVADPNEQVNLAPNRPDEVQQWHTWLNEWITHALERCGRSEDPLEAQELTLGKRWYR; encoded by the coding sequence ATGAACATCCTTCTGATTGTGGTGGATACGCTTCGAGCAAGCCGGTTGGGCTGCTATGGCTACCCGCTGCCGGTCAGCCCACGTATCGATGCGCTCGCTCGAGAGGGACTTCTGTTCGAGAACTGCATTGCGCCCGGTATACCGACAACACCGGCGCATACCACGCTGTATACCGGTCTGCATCCAATTGAACACAACATCGTGTCGCACGGTGGAGCGGTGGATCTTGACAGGAAGATCGACGTACTACCGGAACTGCTTCAGCAGACCGGGGTAACCACCGCCGCTGTGGACAATCTGGTGGATATCAAGCCCTGGCTGGGCCGTGGCTACGAGTTCTACATCAATCCGTCGTTTCGACACAAGCTGCGCCTGATGATTACGGCCGAAGAAGTCAACGCCCGCGCGATACCGTGGTTGATGAGCCACTCACGCGAGTCGTTCTTCCTGTTTGTCCACTACTGGGACCCACATACGCCATACGCTCCGCCCACCGGGTACGAGCGGTTCTATCCGAAGAGCCGCGACCGGTTTTCCGCCCAGTTCAACTCCATGGAGCGGTTGAAGGAGCAGCCCCTGTGGCGTATGTTTGGCGATATCTGGTTCAACAAGCTGGGACCCGTAACCGATGCCGACTACGTGTCATCACTGTACGATGCCGAGATACGGTATGTGGACGACGGCATCGCGGCGCTGTTGGAAGCCCTGGAGGCCAGTGGCGCCGCGGACGACACGATGGTTGTGCTGGTGGGCGACCACGGCGAAAGCCTGACAGAGCACGATATCTACTTTGATCACCATGGGCTATATGAGGACGTTGTGCGCGTACCGCTCATTATCCGCGCTCCCGGTAGGGTGCGCGCCGGCAACCGGCATCCAGGAATGGTCTCGCACATCGACGTCGCCCCGACCATAATGGCCGCCGCCGGTGGGCCCGTATCACCGGCGATGAGAGGCAGGGACTTGTTGGCGGGCTCATTATCACCAGACGAGCCAATCGTATGCTGTGAATGCACCTGGCAGGCAAAGTGGGGTGTTCGTACTTCAAACCGCAAGTACATCGAATCGCGCAAACCCGACCACCACAATATGCCGTTGTACGAACTGTACGACCTGGTAGCCGATCCAAACGAACAAGTGAACCTTGCTCCGAACAGGCCGGATGAGGTGCAGCAATGGCACACGTGGCTGAATGAGTGGATTACACACGCCTTAGAGAGATGCGGGCGGAGTGAGGATCCGCTGGAAGCGCAGGAATTGACCCTGGGAAAGCGCTGGTACCGATAG
- a CDS encoding type II secretion system protein gives MLKPADNRSLSAFSLIELLVVCVILVALGAGLSAMLIGHAKPGSHQAATPMDRAQSVVCMNNLNQIRDAIAAAEASDPNGAPPATLASLKLPVEMTQCPLDHSPYKYDPVTGQVHCTYPGHEKY, from the coding sequence ATGCTGAAGCCCGCTGACAATCGATCGCTGAGCGCATTCTCGCTGATCGAATTGCTGGTAGTCTGCGTCATCCTGGTGGCTCTCGGGGCCGGGCTTTCGGCCATGCTCATAGGCCATGCCAAACCAGGATCGCATCAGGCGGCCACTCCGATGGACCGTGCTCAAAGCGTTGTGTGTATGAATAATCTCAACCAGATCCGCGACGCGATCGCGGCCGCCGAGGCCTCGGACCCGAACGGAGCGCCGCCAGCAACGCTTGCTTCCCTGAAGCTGCCCGTGGAGATGACGCAGTGCCCTCTGGACCATTCGCCTTACAAATACGACCCGGTAACCGGACAGGTCCATTGCACATATCCAGGGCACGAAAAGTACTGA
- the folB gene encoding dihydroneopterin aldolase, producing the protein MDARSDAILIQGLEFYGYHGASDEEQEVGHRFVIDVVLEVDLSVAGKSDALADTVSYARVARRLVEVGTHDKYRLVEALAEGLCQMVLLEFPGVNALELCVRKSYPPVNMIVSSVGVRIYRSR; encoded by the coding sequence TTGGATGCCAGAAGTGATGCAATCCTTATTCAAGGGCTGGAGTTTTACGGATACCACGGCGCATCCGACGAGGAGCAGGAGGTCGGCCACCGCTTCGTCATCGACGTGGTATTGGAGGTGGATCTTTCGGTAGCCGGGAAGTCGGACGCCCTTGCTGATACGGTGAGTTATGCCCGTGTCGCCCGGCGACTGGTAGAAGTAGGAACGCACGACAAGTACCGGCTGGTGGAGGCGCTCGCCGAAGGTTTGTGCCAAATGGTGCTGCTGGAATTTCCGGGCGTAAACGCTCTGGAACTGTGCGTAAGAAAGTCGTATCCTCCGGTAAATATGATCGTATCTTCAGTAGGTGTACGGATTTACCGGTCCCGCTGA
- a CDS encoding copper transporter produces MITVSAIFFALAVGLLIGGLYGSPTVTARQANAISDLGRTLTQQTTQLEPYKTYATRVSPVFLVNKLTGYRIAVVITGDYPDTGASVADTLEQAGATVTGVMTLGTRASGDDSDVARRLATISRAGSQAPASRQELVTALANIVAHGDNPERALLPSLVSVGMVTTHADTDFSIGCHDAVIVGGGREADAGRIDEIDAPLVRGLQNSGITVTMAEPESATVSDVAAYHAAGLQLATVDDVDTVIGQTSLVLSFKRDPDDFGVKPTAHQLMPDPAAP; encoded by the coding sequence GTGATCACCGTGTCGGCGATCTTCTTCGCACTTGCGGTGGGTCTGTTGATTGGAGGGCTGTACGGCTCGCCAACCGTTACCGCACGGCAGGCGAATGCCATCTCGGACCTCGGTCGCACGCTGACGCAGCAAACGACGCAATTGGAACCATACAAAACCTATGCTACACGGGTTTCGCCGGTGTTTTTGGTCAACAAACTCACCGGGTATCGAATTGCGGTTGTTATCACCGGTGACTACCCGGATACGGGCGCCTCGGTGGCTGATACACTTGAGCAGGCGGGCGCCACGGTTACCGGCGTGATGACGCTAGGTACCCGAGCCTCCGGGGACGATTCGGACGTGGCTCGACGATTGGCCACGATCAGCCGTGCTGGGTCGCAAGCCCCCGCCTCGCGGCAGGAGTTGGTAACCGCGCTCGCAAACATCGTGGCGCATGGCGACAATCCAGAGCGAGCGCTGCTGCCGAGCCTCGTGTCGGTCGGGATGGTGACGACGCATGCGGACACAGATTTTTCGATTGGCTGCCATGACGCGGTGATTGTGGGCGGCGGTCGTGAGGCTGATGCCGGCCGCATCGACGAAATCGACGCACCCTTGGTCCGCGGTCTCCAGAATTCAGGCATCACGGTAACAATGGCCGAGCCGGAGTCAGCGACGGTGTCGGACGTGGCGGCATACCATGCGGCGGGCCTCCAGCTGGCTACCGTGGACGATGTGGATACGGTTATTGGTCAAACCTCGCTGGTTCTCTCGTTCAAGCGCGATCCCGATGACTTCGGCGTTAAGCCGACGGCGCACCAACTGATGCCGGACCCAGCTGCACCATAG
- a CDS encoding TatD family hydrolase encodes MPTRFVDTHCHLNAPEFTDDWPEVLARAVDLGMAAAIVVAYDQLSAERALALAAEHPERLCASVGIHPDAVAEWQASENWVRGIARSGAVVAVGEVGLDRARGQLLDSQLPVFEAQLAIAEACQLPLIVHCRDAWVELLEVIERWEGRVSGVLHCFTGSVDDARRATNAGWYLGFGGIVTYPKAENVRAAAAAAPAAHILLETDAPWLAPVPNRGKRNEPAYIPAVAAALAELRNEPLEQLYHSTTANAAACFPAAARIMSSA; translated from the coding sequence GTGCCAACACGCTTTGTAGATACCCACTGTCACCTGAATGCGCCTGAGTTTACGGATGACTGGCCGGAAGTACTGGCACGGGCAGTGGATCTTGGTATGGCGGCCGCCATCGTGGTGGCTTATGACCAGCTTAGCGCTGAGCGCGCACTGGCCCTGGCAGCTGAACACCCGGAGAGGCTCTGTGCATCGGTGGGCATTCACCCCGACGCCGTTGCAGAGTGGCAGGCGTCAGAGAACTGGGTACGTGGTATCGCTCGCTCCGGCGCCGTAGTGGCTGTTGGCGAAGTCGGTCTGGATCGTGCTCGTGGCCAGCTGCTGGATAGCCAGTTACCAGTTTTTGAGGCGCAGTTGGCGATCGCCGAAGCGTGCCAACTGCCGCTAATTGTACACTGCCGCGATGCCTGGGTTGAGCTTCTCGAGGTCATCGAGCGCTGGGAGGGCCGGGTGAGTGGCGTCTTGCACTGCTTTACAGGCAGTGTGGACGACGCCAGACGCGCCACCAATGCCGGGTGGTATCTCGGTTTCGGCGGGATCGTTACCTACCCAAAAGCCGAAAACGTTCGCGCGGCGGCTGCTGCAGCGCCCGCGGCACACATCCTGCTGGAGACCGATGCGCCGTGGCTGGCGCCTGTTCCAAATCGCGGCAAGCGCAATGAGCCGGCGTACATTCCTGCAGTCGCGGCTGCGTTGGCGGAACTTCGTAACGAACCCCTTGAGCAACTGTATCACTCTACAACCGCAAACGCCGCGGCGTGTTTTCCAGCAGCTGCACGGATTATGAGCAGCGCATGA
- a CDS encoding DUF814 domain-containing protein, translated as MTGPRSNAILVTEQRTIIDAARKRQARAPSSRAIWPGLRYQPLPGIRPALTGESIQLCVSRAAGATVAERIQNACRELGLADAPANAAAWRCGAECESPDIVEAISRIVSAALGSPTYGWIQRSAPDGVVHAFAFEPAPLAGAIVERVSTISEALERAQPAGAQAAQATKQPFAFVLETALKRSTRALAASQLDIAESTRADELQALAELLAANLWQIRAGSDAVSVVDYSSGTENVRSVELDPELSPGENVKRAFDRARKMVRTRAMAASRSDELTARIKRLESALACLAAGERESAAQELLVAGDLPGSARDARGATPTSGASGGVPGKVRSLTSPGGYQVLVGLSATGNDLLTTRLARPSDLWLHVRAGASAHVIIRTNGHPEGVDADTIQFAAVQCALHSEQKHAAFVAVDITERRYVRKPKGAPAGSVLITRERTVHVSPAKRELG; from the coding sequence ATGACCGGCCCGAGAAGCAATGCGATCCTGGTCACCGAACAGCGAACCATCATCGACGCAGCGCGCAAGCGGCAGGCACGGGCGCCATCCAGCAGGGCAATCTGGCCTGGACTCCGGTATCAACCTCTCCCAGGCATCCGACCGGCTCTGACAGGTGAAAGTATTCAACTCTGTGTCAGCCGGGCAGCAGGCGCTACGGTTGCTGAACGAATCCAAAACGCCTGTCGTGAGCTTGGTTTGGCCGATGCGCCAGCGAACGCTGCAGCCTGGCGATGCGGCGCGGAATGTGAGTCGCCTGATATCGTCGAGGCCATCTCGCGGATCGTCTCAGCTGCGCTCGGCTCGCCAACGTACGGCTGGATACAACGGTCCGCGCCAGACGGAGTCGTGCACGCTTTTGCCTTTGAACCAGCGCCGCTGGCCGGCGCCATCGTGGAGCGAGTATCCACCATCAGCGAGGCTCTCGAACGCGCACAGCCCGCTGGTGCACAAGCAGCGCAGGCGACGAAGCAGCCGTTTGCCTTTGTGCTGGAAACTGCGTTGAAGCGTTCAACACGGGCTCTGGCGGCATCTCAGCTTGACATTGCGGAATCCACAAGGGCGGACGAGTTGCAGGCGCTCGCGGAGCTATTGGCGGCAAACCTCTGGCAGATTCGAGCGGGTTCCGACGCGGTGAGCGTCGTCGACTATTCGTCCGGAACCGAAAACGTACGAAGCGTCGAGCTGGACCCAGAGCTCTCGCCAGGCGAGAACGTAAAGCGGGCATTCGATCGGGCGCGCAAAATGGTGCGAACACGCGCCATGGCCGCAAGCCGCTCTGATGAGCTGACCGCACGGATTAAAAGACTGGAGTCTGCGCTCGCGTGTCTAGCCGCCGGAGAACGGGAATCGGCTGCTCAGGAACTGCTTGTGGCCGGCGATCTCCCAGGCAGCGCGCGGGACGCCCGTGGCGCAACGCCGACGTCGGGCGCCTCAGGCGGGGTGCCCGGCAAAGTTCGGAGCCTGACATCTCCAGGCGGCTACCAAGTACTGGTCGGCCTCTCCGCGACCGGAAACGACTTGCTCACCACGCGGCTGGCGCGACCATCCGACTTGTGGCTGCACGTGCGCGCCGGAGCCAGCGCGCATGTCATTATCCGCACCAACGGACATCCGGAGGGCGTCGATGCCGACACGATCCAATTTGCGGCGGTTCAGTGCGCACTGCACAGTGAGCAGAAGCACGCCGCCTTTGTAGCCGTAGACATTACCGAACGTCGGTATGTTCGTAAACCCAAGGGCGCGCCGGCAGGCTCGGTGCTGATCACGCGTGAGCGCACCGTCCATGTATCACCGGCTAAGCGCGAGCTCGGGTAA
- the efp gene encoding elongation factor P — translation MHPTYCGLRYTVATPFLSRQEDRRVPKIDTADFRNGLSFLLDGDLYTVVWFQHHKPGKGGAVMRSKIRNVRTGAIVDRTFNAGEKFDQAILERRTVSYLYQDGTEYVLMDPDSYDQISVTAAAFGATLKYLKDGMDLTLIEHNGEVLEAALPFFVELAVAETDPGVKGDTASGGSKPAKLETGAVVNVPLFVNVGDVVKVDTRTDTYLERVK, via the coding sequence ATGCACCCAACCTATTGTGGCTTGCGATACACCGTCGCAACACCCTTTTTGTCGCGTCAGGAGGACCGCCGGGTGCCGAAAATCGATACCGCAGACTTTCGCAATGGTTTGTCGTTTCTGCTGGATGGTGATCTGTACACCGTCGTGTGGTTCCAGCATCACAAACCGGGCAAAGGCGGCGCGGTAATGCGCTCCAAAATCCGTAATGTACGGACCGGTGCGATTGTGGATAGAACGTTTAATGCCGGCGAGAAGTTTGACCAGGCTATTCTCGAGCGCCGTACGGTTTCGTACCTTTACCAGGACGGCACCGAGTACGTATTGATGGATCCTGACTCTTACGACCAGATTTCGGTAACGGCAGCCGCGTTCGGCGCCACACTGAAGTACCTCAAGGATGGCATGGACCTGACGCTGATTGAACACAATGGTGAGGTCCTGGAGGCCGCGCTTCCGTTCTTTGTTGAGCTCGCCGTAGCCGAAACGGACCCCGGTGTCAAGGGGGATACGGCGTCGGGAGGGTCCAAGCCGGCAAAGCTGGAGACCGGCGCAGTCGTAAACGTGCCACTGTTCGTCAATGTTGGAGATGTCGTAAAGGTAGATACGCGAACCGATACGTATCTGGAGCGCGTGAAGTAG